A genomic region of Magnolia sinica isolate HGM2019 chromosome 6, MsV1, whole genome shotgun sequence contains the following coding sequences:
- the LOC131249445 gene encoding protein BOLA4, chloroplastic/mitochondrial-like, which produces MTHTLLMRPYVFSSVRSTNTTPLIRSVAVTPTSLFSRSSSNSRKIFERIASASASLSWSSSSAVRKLQFHDFSYSTPKFEGFLVKRRFSVRSTTQVSDSGSIDSPMMQSMQKKIKEQLNADEVIVRDAYGDGRHVRLDCLLTVAGCGGACNKRITIALLLMGKIVHAQCAVRVGVHVSPGILTHFNLTFKHSCCEILVRFLQPIF; this is translated from the exons ATGACTCATACACTTTTGATGCGTCCGTACGTATTCTCATCCGTCCGGAGCACCAATACCACTCCCCTCATCCGTTCCGTTGCAGTCACACCCACCTCCTTGTTTTCCCGCAGTAGCAGCAATAGCAGGAAGATTTTCGAGAGAATCGCATCAGCTTCAGCATCACTTTCTTGGTCGTCATCATCTGCGGTTAGGAAGCTCCAATTCCATGACTTTTCGTATTCGACACCCAAATTTGAAGGCTTTTTGGTGAAGAGGAGATTCAGTGTCCGATCGACTACACAGGTTTCTGATTCGGGTTCCATCGATTCCCCCATGATGCAGTCCATGCAAAAGAAG ATCAAGGAACAGCTAAATGCAGATGAGGTCATTGTCAGGGATGCTTATGGAGACGGTCGACATGTCAGGTTAGATTGTCTTTTGACTGTTGCTGGATGTGGGGGTGCATGTAACAAAAGAATTACAATTGCTCTTCTGTTGATGGGAAAGATTGTGCATGCACAGTGTGCAGTAAGAGTTGGTGTGCACGTATCTCCAGGCATATTGACACATTTCAATTTGACGTTTAAACATTCATGTTGTGAAATTCTTGTTAGATTCCTGCAACCCATCTTTTAG
- the LOC131249446 gene encoding uncharacterized protein LOC131249446, whose product MGFGARWSKWIDSCIRSAHFSVILNGSPKGFFKSSRGLRQGDPLSPLLFLLIGEALSKMLIRGHDQGILRGLSMPGLTHPLTHIQFVDDILKFSQPSPQYVNHLRTALHCFEAVSGLCINMGKSKLLGINVNTDTLLSSAIILGCQTQSFPTTFVGLPLAYLSFGGRLTLIKATLMNLPLYYMSLFECPVLVLNAIDKIRRDFLWFGKWSWRLATEKEALWSSIIKGKYGSSPGNWWTKDSSFYKASHIWKSILCAKGPVIQNCAFQLGNGSSIHFWGRSLGGGRHPQTPVS is encoded by the exons ATGGGGTTCGGCGCCAGGTGGAGCAAGTGGATTGATTCTTGTATCAGGTCTGCTCATTTCTCAGTTATCCTCAACGGGTCCCCAAAGGGTTTCTTCAAAAGCTCTAGGGGCCTGCGTCAAGGGGACCCCCTTTCCCCTCTTCTTTTCCTGCTCATTGGTGAGGCGCTCTCCAAGATGTTGATCAGAGGCCATGACCAGGGAATCCTACGTGGTTTGTCGATGCCAGGTCTGACTCACCCTCTCACGCACATCCAGTTTgttgatgatattttaaaattctCTCAGCCCTCTCCTCAGTACGTCAATCACCTACGAACTGCTCTCCACTGTTTCGAAGCTGTGTCTGGTCTTTGCATCAATATGGGAAAATCAAAGCTGCTAGGAATTAATGTTAACACCGATACGCTGCTCTCTTCTGCTATAATTCTCGGGTGCCAGACCCAATCATTCCCCACCACTTTTGTCGGTCTGCCCCTCGCA TATCTCTCATTTGGAGGTCGCCTGACTCTGATTAAAGCAACTCTGATGAATCTTCCCCTGTATTATATGTCTTTGTTCGAGTGCCCGGTCTTGGTTCTGAACGCCATCGACAAGATCAGGAGAGATTTTCTGTGGTTTG GCAAATGGTCCTGGAGACTTGCAACCGAAAAGGAAGCCCTTTGGTCATCAATTATCAAAGGCAAATACGGCTCCTCCCCCGGAAATTGGTGGACTAAAGATTCCTCCTTCTACAAGGCCTCTCACATCTGGAAAAGCATCCTTTGCGCCAAGGGTCCGGTCATACAGAACTGCGCGTTTCAGCTAGGAAATGGCTCTTCTATTCATTTTTGGGGAAGATCATTGGGTGGGGGAAGACATCCTCAAACGCCGGTTTCCTAA